In a genomic window of Gossypium arboreum isolate Shixiya-1 chromosome 9, ASM2569848v2, whole genome shotgun sequence:
- the LOC108456117 gene encoding receptor-like cytosolic serine/threonine-protein kinase RBK2 translates to FTDLAQLKIEAERIDRPSPITAPKDCTTNAVESKQPATKPSTETADSEPPATTETAGSKPPATTETADSKQPATKPSENPESKKPATKPSTETPESKQPATKPLKETSESKQLATKPSTDTSEPEPNSAKTSTSTESKLYNNFTSITQWRGFFPALKKGVVIPTHSLTPLIPKFTRRKSKRIREDTIPQSSPALDTEAFNFKSSWKNFSLSELQEATDNYSRENLIGQGGYAEVYRGKLKSGKFVAIKKLTRGSPEEMTMDFLSELGIIVHVDHPNIAKMIGYGVEGGMHLVLQLSPHGSLASILYGPKEKLDWRTRFKIAVGTAKGLSYLHEGCQRRIIHKDIKAANILLTEDFDAQISDFGLAKWLPDQWTHHTVSKVEGTFGYLPPEFFMYGIVNEKTDVFAYGVLLLELITGRQAIDSSQQSLVMWAKPLIKENKIKELVDPSLGDGYELDQLNVVLAISSICIHQSAVNRPDMSQVVSILNGDRNSLEGLKEGEHSVLKRTYSEEMDEAEEYNSTKYLSDINRQLEILLDCSKDTL, encoded by the exons tttacagACTTGGCACAATTGAAAATTGAAGCAGAGAGAATAGATCGGCCATCTCCAATAACGGCTCCCAAGGATTGCACAACAAATGCTGTAGAATCCAAACAACCAGCGACCAAACCTTCCACGGAAACCGCTGATTCGGAACCGCCGGCGACAACGGAAACCGCTGGTTCCAAACCGCCGGCGACGACGGAAACCGCCGACTCCAAGCAACCGGCGACGAAACCATCGGAAAACCCGGAATCCAAAAAACCGGCGACGAAACCTTCGACGGAAACCCCGGAATCCAAACAACCGGCGACGAAACCTTTGAAAGAAACCTCGGAATCTAAACAATTAGCGACGAAACCGTCGACGGACACATCAGAACCGGAGCCAAATTCTGCGAAAACCAGCACTTCGACAGAATCTAAACTTTATAACAATTTTACATCGATTACGCAATGGCGTGGATTCTTCCCGGCGCTGAAAAAAGGTGTTGTAATCCCTACGCATAGTTTGACGCCATTGATACCGAAGTTCAcgagaagaaaaagcaaaagaatcAGAGAAGATACGATTCCGCAATCATCACCGGCTTTGGATACTGAAGCTTTTAATTTTAAATCTTCGTGGAAGAATTTCTCCTTGTCTGAGCTTCAGGAAGCGACTGATAACTACAGCCGTG AGAATTTGATAGGACAAGGAGGGTATGCAGAAGTTTACAGGGGGAAACTAAAAAGTGGAAAATTTGTGGCCATTAAAAAGCTAACAAGAGGCTCACCCGAAGAGATGACAATGGATTTCTTATCAGAGCTTGGAATTATAGTTCATGTCGATCACCCTAATATTGCTAAAATGATTGGCTATGGCGTTGAAGGAGGGATGCACCTTGTTCTTCAATTGTCTCCTCATGGAAGCTTGGCTTCTATACTTTATG GGCCAAAGGAAAAACTAGATTGGCGCACCAGATTCAAGATTGCTGTAGGAACAGCCAAAGGGCTTAGCTATCTACATGAAGGTTGCCAAAGGAGAATTATCCATAAAGATATCAAGGCCGCTAACATTTTGCTTACGGAAGACTTTGATGCTCAG ATTTCGGATTTTGGACTTGCAAAATGGTTACCTGATCAATGGACTCATCATACGGTCTCTAAAGTAGAAGGCACATTTGG TTATCTTCCACCGGAATTTTTCATGTACGGCATAGTGAATGAAAAAACCGACGTCTTTGCTTATGGAGTATTGTTGTTGGAGCTCATCACTGGGCGACAAGCCATCGATAGTTCCCAACAAAGCCTTGTTATGTGG GCAAAACCTTTGATAAAAGAAAATAAGATAAAAGAATTAGTTGATCCAAGTCTAGGGGATGGCTACGAGCTGGACCAGTTGAACGTAGTTCTCGCTATCTCTTCTATTTGCATACATCAGTCCGCAGTGAACCGACCCGATATGAGTCAG GTTGTGTCAATTTTGAATGGTGATAGAAACAGCTTGGAGGGGCTGAAAGAGGGTGAACACTCAGTACTAAAAAGAACTTACTCAGAGGAGATGGATGAGGCTGAAGAATATAATTCAACTAAATATTTGAGTGATATCAACCGTCAGCTTGAGATTCTTCTAGATTGTTCTAAAGatactctttaa